In Desulfovibrio sp. UIB00, the sequence CGTGGAAAGCGCCGGCCCTGAACTTGCCCAGAGCACCAGTGCGGGTACGGCTGCCCTCGGGAAAAATCGCCAGAGTAACCCCATCACGCAGACGTTCAAGGCACAAAGCCTCGACCTGTTCTGCGGGCAGACTCTCCGCATCAATGTATTCCGCGCTGCGCATGGTTGGCGCAAAGAAAAAAAGCAAGCGAAAGGGCCAGCTTTTGGTTATCAGGCACACATTGGCCTGATCCTGCGCCGCGAGCAGGTAAATATCCAAAAAAGACTGATGGTTGCACACAACAACCGACCCAGGATACTCCACTGCCATATGTGCGTTGCGAATACGCACCGGCAGCCAGGGCCGCAAAAAAAACAGCGTAGAGCGGCCATAAAGCCAGATGTACCGCCGATTGACCGCGCACATGACACCGGGAAAAACCTTGTGTAACGCGGCAATGCACAGTGTTAAAGGCAAAATAATAATTGTCCAGCAAACAAAAATTGCACTTATGGCAATGTTTGACACAATATTACTGTTCCGCCTTGACGGTTCCTTCATCGCGCAAGGCCTCGATGAATGCATAAATGTCCCCAAGTGTCTGAATTTTTACCAGGGACTCTTTGTTTTGCAATTTGAAGTTGAAGGCCTTTTCCAGCACGATGACCATATCCACGATATCAAGGCTATCAAGCCCGAGGTCTTCCTTGATATGCGCTGTAGGAACAAGCTGATCCGGGGACAATTCAAATTCTTCACTCAAGGCCGCGTCAATCGTCTCTCTAATTTTATTATCGTTCATTCTTTCCCAACATTCATTGAATTTTCACGCAAGCTATCAAATATGATAGTGCAATTGCAACCGCCAAGCGCAAAACTGTTTTTTAATACCAAACCGCTTGGTTTATGTAGATGCTCGTACATATGGTTCAGATTCCCACATCTGGCATCAGGATTACGCAAGCCGCGCGTTGGAAAATAGGTGGAAGACTGCAACATATCTATACACAAAATACTTTCCAGCGCGCCGCTGGCCGCCATGGTGTGCCCCAGGTGCCCCTTGAAACTGCTGACAGGTGTTGTTGAGCCAAAAACGTCTTCAATGGCCTGTCCTTCCGCAATATCACCGAATTCTGTAGCGGTGGCGTGGGCGTTAACATAGGCAACATCCTGCGGTTGCACGCCTGCATCTTCCAACGTTCTGCGCATGCAATCGGCAATGGCTGCCGCGTCGGGCTGAGCGATGCTGCCGGGTGATGAAGATATGGCTGCGCCGCGTATTTCCGCCAGTACAGGCGCATTGCGGGCCTGAGCACTTTCCAGACTCTCCAGCAGCAGGATGCCCGCACCTTCGCCGCAAACAATGCCTGTGCGCTCCGCATCAAAGGGGCGCGAGGCGCAATCCGGGTCTTCTGTGTGGGATGCCGCGCCAAGGCGGTCAAAGGTGGCGGAGGTCAAAAGGTGGAATTCATCCGCGCCGCCGCAGAGCATCATTTCTTCCCGCCCTGCGGCGATAGCCTCAAACCCCAGACACAGGCTCATGAGGCCAGAGGCGCAGGCGGCGGCAGGCGCAAGCGTGCGGCCGGCGCAGCCGCAGGCCAGAGCCACATTGGCGGCGACCGTGTGGCTCATGACCTTGAAAAATACTGTACTGCGCATGCTCTCCACGCTGTGCTCGCGCAGAAACATTTCAAAAAATTCATGCAGCATGGTGGGGCTGCCCACAGTTGAGCCAACCGCCACGCCCATGCGCTGCTCGGGCCGCTTGCCCAAGCCGGCATTGGCCAAAGCCTCCCAGGCAGCGAGGCAGGCAAAAATGGACATGGGCGACATAGAACGCCGCAATTCCCTGGGAATGCGCTTTTCCTGCAATGGAGGCACCAGCCCGGCTACCCGGCATGACAGACCTTCAAGTTTATAGGCTGGCAATGGGGACAACGCGCAACGGTTATCACGCACACCTTCGTACATGGCTGCCACGCCCTCACCGAATGGCGAAACCGCGCCCATGCCGGTTACGACTACTCGCTTTCCGCGCATTCCCTGAACTCCTTGAGAACGTTATCGTGACCGAAGGAAAAGCCCACAGCCAGGGCAGCGCTGACCATGCCGCCCAGCACACCGGGCAGCAGGATGTTCTGCCCGGCCAGAAACAGCCCCGGCAGGCGTGTGACAGGCAGCATGGGCATGGCGCCAAGGTAGTGCTGCACGCCATAAAGGCTGCCCGTTGCGCCGTAGACCCAATGCCGCATGGTCAGCGGGCTTGCTGCATCCAGGATGCGCCAGCGCCCTGCCAGTTCCGGCAGACGCTGTTCAATGTAGGCCTGCAATCGGGCAGTGGCCTC encodes:
- a CDS encoding lysophospholipid acyltransferase family protein, giving the protein MGTFMHSSRPCAMKEPSRRNSNIVSNIAISAIFVCWTIIILPLTLCIAALHKVFPGVMCAVNRRYIWLYGRSTLFFLRPWLPVRIRNAHMAVEYPGSVVVCNHQSFLDIYLLAAQDQANVCLITKSWPFRLLFFFAPTMRSAEYIDAESLPAEQVEALCLERLRDGVTLAIFPEGSRTRTGALGKFRAGAFHVAVKAGRPVLPLLIHNSFQVFPPGAKGFHPATIHMEFLDPVWPQAFAGELLPHRAMMRHVRNLYVKHLTCATGE
- a CDS encoding phosphopantetheine-binding protein; this encodes MNDNKIRETIDAALSEEFELSPDQLVPTAHIKEDLGLDSLDIVDMVIVLEKAFNFKLQNKESLVKIQTLGDIYAFIEALRDEGTVKAEQ
- a CDS encoding beta-ketoacyl-[acyl-carrier-protein] synthase family protein, which gives rise to MRGKRVVVTGMGAVSPFGEGVAAMYEGVRDNRCALSPLPAYKLEGLSCRVAGLVPPLQEKRIPRELRRSMSPMSIFACLAAWEALANAGLGKRPEQRMGVAVGSTVGSPTMLHEFFEMFLREHSVESMRSTVFFKVMSHTVAANVALACGCAGRTLAPAAACASGLMSLCLGFEAIAAGREEMMLCGGADEFHLLTSATFDRLGAASHTEDPDCASRPFDAERTGIVCGEGAGILLLESLESAQARNAPVLAEIRGAAISSSPGSIAQPDAAAIADCMRRTLEDAGVQPQDVAYVNAHATATEFGDIAEGQAIEDVFGSTTPVSSFKGHLGHTMAASGALESILCIDMLQSSTYFPTRGLRNPDARCGNLNHMYEHLHKPSGLVLKNSFALGGCNCTIIFDSLRENSMNVGKE